The Pseudofrankia inefficax genome window below encodes:
- a CDS encoding SDR family NAD(P)-dependent oxidoreductase produces the protein MRDFAGKVAVVTGAGQGIGRALVERFCAEGMKAVLADVVPELVESTTAELREAGHEVTGVVADVTSLESVEALRDAALAAYGGVHVLCNNAGIGSGSEGQLWEHHVNDWRWSFDVNVLGVVNGIRAFTQTMIDQDVEGHIVNTTSGNGGFTPLINSAVYAATKAAVTTVTECLWGQLRQSGAKVSASLLYPSTVTPGLLNTGIWRPGANRPDRYDRPGAPPKEGRDSLGAFQERMDAAGLPVVFAPLSEVADLCLAGIRADAFWITVPSEAQSAKILARAHSQVDRSDPGYLLEANLMAARPATRPATRPASRPADRPAGRP, from the coding sequence GTGCGGGACTTCGCCGGCAAGGTCGCCGTGGTCACGGGCGCGGGCCAGGGCATCGGCCGGGCCCTCGTCGAGCGGTTCTGCGCCGAGGGGATGAAGGCCGTCCTCGCGGACGTCGTGCCTGAGCTCGTCGAGAGCACCACGGCCGAGCTGCGCGAGGCCGGCCACGAGGTCACCGGGGTGGTCGCCGACGTGACGTCGCTCGAGTCCGTGGAGGCGCTGCGGGACGCCGCGCTGGCCGCGTACGGCGGCGTGCACGTCCTGTGCAACAACGCGGGCATCGGCTCGGGGTCGGAGGGCCAGCTCTGGGAGCACCACGTCAACGACTGGCGCTGGTCCTTCGACGTCAACGTGCTCGGGGTCGTCAACGGCATCCGCGCGTTCACCCAGACCATGATCGACCAGGACGTCGAGGGCCACATCGTCAACACGACGTCCGGCAACGGCGGCTTCACCCCCCTGATCAACAGTGCCGTCTACGCGGCGACGAAGGCCGCCGTCACCACCGTGACCGAATGCCTGTGGGGCCAGCTGCGGCAGTCGGGCGCGAAGGTCTCGGCCTCGCTGCTCTACCCCTCGACCGTGACGCCCGGGCTGCTCAACACCGGGATCTGGCGGCCGGGCGCGAACCGGCCCGACCGCTACGACCGCCCGGGCGCTCCGCCGAAGGAGGGGCGCGACTCGCTGGGCGCCTTCCAGGAGCGGATGGACGCCGCCGGGCTGCCGGTGGTCTTCGCGCCGCTGTCCGAGGTCGCCGACCTGTGCCTGGCGGGCATCCGGGCCGACGCCTTCTGGATCACGGTGCCGAGCGAGGCACAGAGCGCGAAGATCCTCGCCCGCGCCCACTCCCAGGTCGACCGGTCCGATCCGGGCTACCTGCTGGAGGCCAACCTCATGGCCGCCCGCCCAGCTACCCGCCCCGCCACCCGCCCGGCCTCTCGCCCAGCCGACCGCCCGGCCGGCAGGCCGTGA
- a CDS encoding type III polyketide synthase, which produces MPILCRPAVLVPENTIGMEETLELARRMHADHPQLDLVLQLISNTGVNKRHLVRPLAETLQHPGFEARNAVYAQEAMARIPGVVRPALAAAGDLGPEDIDAIIFVSCTGFLMPSPTAWMINKLGFRNDTRQIPIAQLGCAAGGAAINRAADFCTAYPNANVLIVACEFCSLLYQPSDRDVGSLLANGLFGDAVAAAVVRGRGGYGVQLERNCSYLVPDTEDWISYAVKETGFHFRLDKRVPKTMAMLAPALCALAESHGWDAGALDFYIIHAGGPRILDDLRDILGLDPAFFRYSRATLTEHGNIASAVVLDALRRMFEDNVLEHGATGVIAGFGPGITAESCVGTWSSPISQPSDLRTRLTARESAA; this is translated from the coding sequence ATGCCAATCCTCTGCCGCCCTGCCGTGCTGGTCCCAGAAAACACGATCGGAATGGAGGAGACCCTCGAGCTGGCCCGCCGCATGCACGCGGACCACCCTCAGCTCGATCTCGTTCTCCAGCTCATCTCGAACACCGGGGTCAACAAAAGACATCTGGTCCGACCCCTGGCCGAAACCCTGCAGCATCCCGGTTTCGAGGCGCGTAACGCCGTGTACGCCCAGGAGGCGATGGCCCGGATTCCAGGAGTGGTGCGCCCAGCCCTCGCGGCGGCCGGGGACCTTGGGCCCGAGGACATCGACGCCATCATCTTCGTGTCCTGCACGGGCTTCCTGATGCCGTCCCCGACGGCCTGGATGATCAACAAGCTCGGGTTCCGGAACGACACCCGGCAGATCCCGATCGCCCAGCTCGGCTGCGCCGCCGGTGGCGCGGCCATCAACCGGGCGGCCGACTTCTGCACCGCCTACCCGAACGCGAACGTCCTCATCGTCGCCTGCGAGTTCTGCTCGCTGCTCTACCAGCCGTCGGACCGCGACGTCGGCTCGCTGCTGGCCAACGGCCTGTTCGGTGACGCCGTCGCCGCCGCGGTGGTCCGCGGGCGCGGCGGGTACGGGGTGCAGCTCGAACGGAACTGCTCCTACCTCGTTCCGGACACCGAGGACTGGATCTCCTACGCGGTCAAGGAGACGGGCTTTCATTTCCGGCTCGACAAGCGGGTGCCGAAGACGATGGCGATGCTCGCCCCGGCGCTGTGCGCACTCGCGGAAAGCCACGGCTGGGACGCGGGCGCGCTCGACTTCTACATCATCCATGCCGGCGGCCCGCGCATTCTGGACGACCTGCGGGACATTCTCGGCCTGGACCCGGCGTTCTTCCGCTACAGCCGGGCGACCCTGACCGAGCATGGCAACATCGCGAGCGCCGTGGTCCTCGACGCCCTGCGGCGCATGTTCGAGGACAACGTTCTCGAACACGGGGCGACCGGCGTGATCGCCGGCTTCGGCCCCGGCATCACGGCCGAAAGCTGCGTCGGCACCTGGTCCTCCCCCATCAGCCAGCCTTCGGACCTGCGCACCCGGCTCACGGCCCGTGAAAGCGCCGCGTGA
- a CDS encoding carboxylesterase/lipase family protein, translated as MFRSLAATVLAAFLLTLPAAACSSTAASGSPPAPSCDAKTSLGAVAGRGEGGLCAFLGIPYAQPPTGRLRFRPPVPVGPWHGTLPATDGTHVCPQDRDSAEDYPDDSAVYTDEDCLYLNVWTPRPDATRRPVIVFIHGGAARLGSADEPRYDGAGLARAGNAVVISLNYRLGILGWSELGGIDPSYEGSGNNGLRDQLTALRWVQAHVADFGGDPSNVTVAGQSEGAFSISAMLATDHPEKLFQRAVLESGSGYLVHSAGFEKSISAGLPVKRIEDLTAMSTSQILGLQDKLLGAAPGAQSALYFAPYVDGTLVREPTIQAVEEGKTRDISILLGTTRDEMNFFGQFDSDGLAVLAQQYDAVFPARLAGRRDQMVADYRRDLPGASDQDIRLAMFTDQALRVPALRLAEAQSRWRPTYVYEFDWKPPTGLGAVHTIELPFVFGTLRFAGVPGGEAAVRADRAPLARLSAQIMDAWTSFARTGDPNAVRQVSRPTWPSYQPSRRATMIWDAPTSHVVDAPRDAERAAWDAYPFAPLGS; from the coding sequence ATGTTCCGGTCCCTGGCGGCCACCGTTCTCGCCGCCTTTCTGCTGACACTGCCGGCGGCGGCCTGTTCGTCCACGGCCGCGTCCGGCTCACCGCCCGCGCCATCGTGTGACGCGAAAACCAGCCTGGGCGCCGTCGCGGGGCGGGGCGAGGGCGGCCTGTGCGCGTTTCTCGGCATTCCCTACGCGCAGCCGCCGACGGGCCGGCTTCGGTTCCGCCCGCCGGTCCCGGTCGGCCCATGGCACGGGACGTTGCCCGCGACCGACGGCACGCACGTCTGCCCGCAGGACCGGGACTCCGCCGAGGACTATCCGGACGACAGCGCCGTCTACACCGACGAGGACTGCCTCTACCTGAACGTCTGGACACCACGGCCGGACGCCACGAGACGGCCGGTCATCGTGTTCATCCACGGCGGGGCCGCCCGGCTCGGGTCGGCCGACGAGCCACGCTACGACGGCGCCGGCCTGGCCAGGGCGGGCAATGCCGTCGTGATCTCGCTCAACTACCGGCTCGGCATTCTCGGCTGGTCCGAGCTGGGCGGGATCGACCCGTCGTATGAGGGCTCGGGAAACAACGGCCTGCGCGACCAGCTGACGGCCCTGCGCTGGGTGCAGGCGCACGTCGCCGACTTCGGCGGCGACCCGTCGAACGTGACCGTCGCCGGCCAGTCCGAGGGTGCGTTCTCCATCAGTGCGATGCTCGCGACCGACCACCCCGAGAAGCTGTTTCAGCGGGCGGTCCTGGAAAGCGGCAGCGGCTATCTGGTCCACTCCGCCGGGTTCGAGAAGAGCATCTCCGCCGGGCTCCCGGTGAAGCGGATCGAGGACCTGACGGCGATGTCGACGAGTCAGATCCTCGGCCTGCAGGACAAGCTGCTCGGCGCCGCGCCGGGCGCGCAGTCGGCGCTCTATTTCGCCCCATACGTCGACGGCACGCTCGTTCGGGAGCCGACCATCCAGGCGGTCGAGGAGGGAAAGACCCGCGATATCAGCATTCTGCTCGGTACCACCCGCGACGAGATGAACTTCTTCGGCCAGTTCGACTCCGACGGCCTGGCGGTCCTGGCGCAGCAGTACGACGCGGTGTTCCCGGCCCGGCTCGCCGGCCGGCGTGACCAGATGGTGGCCGACTACCGCCGGGACCTGCCCGGGGCGAGTGACCAGGACATCAGGCTGGCGATGTTCACCGACCAGGCCCTGCGCGTCCCGGCCCTGCGGCTGGCCGAGGCGCAGAGCCGCTGGCGGCCAACCTACGTCTACGAGTTCGACTGGAAGCCGCCGACGGGGCTGGGCGCGGTTCACACGATCGAGCTGCCGTTCGTGTTCGGCACCCTGCGCTTCGCCGGGGTCCCCGGCGGGGAGGCCGCCGTCCGGGCCGACCGCGCGCCGCTGGCCCGGCTGTCGGCCCAGATCATGGATGCCTGGACCTCGTTCGCCCGCACCGGCGACCCGAACGCCGTGCGCCAGGTGTCACGGCCGACCTGGCCGTCGTACCAGCCGTCGCGGCGGGCGACGATGATCTGGGACGCGCCGACGTCGCACGTCGTCGACGCTCCCCGCGACGCCGAACGGGCCGCCTGGGACGCCTATCCCTTCGCCCCGCTCGGGTCCTGA
- a CDS encoding cytochrome P450 — protein MTTETQPRARHCPFGHLEALEFDPLLRQLRDEEPVTRISMSHGQGWAWLVTRYDDVRTVVTDHRFSRAAGIGRDLPRMTPEPIAQAEAVNLMDPPGHTRLRRLVAQGFTAAQIERMTPRIRAVVARLLDDIGAHGAPADFARLFAARLPLTTICEIMAIPDGDQRRLRDLVVTLMSTGAGPGPTREAKAALRAYFLELTARRRARPGDDLISTLALARDGDELLGDTELAVMSMVLTISGHDTSTYQLSNILYTLLTHPEQLALLRARPSLLEPAVEELLRFIPFRRGVGIARIATEDVELGGVTIHAGDAVHVSYLAANRDPDVYQNPDQLDLQRYRPATHLTFGHGTHYCAGASLARAELRLSLEALLARFPALRLAVPPEEVPWHAGSIWRYPERLPITW, from the coding sequence ATGACGACCGAGACCCAGCCGCGGGCACGGCACTGCCCGTTCGGCCACCTGGAGGCGCTGGAGTTCGACCCGCTGCTGCGCCAGCTGCGCGACGAGGAGCCCGTCACCCGGATCAGCATGTCCCACGGCCAGGGCTGGGCCTGGCTGGTGACCCGCTACGACGACGTCCGGACGGTCGTGACGGACCACCGCTTCAGCCGCGCGGCGGGGATCGGCCGGGACCTGCCGCGGATGACGCCCGAGCCGATCGCCCAGGCCGAGGCGGTCAACCTGATGGATCCCCCCGGGCACACCCGGCTGCGACGCCTGGTCGCGCAGGGGTTCACCGCGGCCCAGATCGAGCGGATGACGCCGAGGATCCGCGCGGTCGTGGCCCGGCTCCTCGACGACATCGGCGCCCACGGCGCCCCCGCCGACTTCGCCCGGCTGTTCGCCGCGCGCCTGCCCCTCACCACGATCTGCGAGATCATGGCCATCCCCGACGGCGACCAGCGGCGCCTGCGGGACCTGGTGGTCACGCTCATGTCGACCGGCGCGGGCCCCGGCCCGACCCGCGAGGCGAAGGCAGCCCTGCGCGCCTATTTCCTGGAACTCACCGCGCGTCGGCGCGCCCGGCCGGGCGACGACCTGATCAGCACCCTGGCCCTGGCCCGCGACGGCGACGAGCTGCTGGGCGACACCGAGCTGGCGGTGATGTCGATGGTCCTCACCATCAGTGGCCACGACACCAGCACCTACCAGCTCAGCAACATCCTCTACACGCTGCTCACCCACCCCGAGCAGCTCGCGTTGCTGCGCGCCCGCCCCAGCCTGCTGGAACCCGCCGTCGAGGAGCTGCTGCGCTTCATCCCGTTCCGCCGGGGCGTCGGCATCGCCCGGATCGCGACCGAGGACGTCGAGCTCGGCGGCGTGACGATCCACGCCGGCGACGCCGTCCACGTCTCCTACCTGGCGGCCAACCGCGACCCGGACGTGTACCAGAACCCGGACCAGCTGGACCTCCAGCGGTACCGGCCCGCGACCCACCTGACCTTCGGCCACGGCACCCACTACTGCGCCGGAGCCAGCCTCGCCCGCGCCGAGCTGCGCCTCTCCCTCGAAGCCCTGCTGGCCCGCTTCCCGGCCCTGCGCCTGGCGGTGCCCCCCGAGGAAGTCCCCTGGCACGCCGGCTCCATCTGGCGCTACCCCGAACGCCTACCCATCACCTGGTAG
- a CDS encoding class II aldolase/adducin family protein, producing MTFVPTAEKLMPELTTREEIALLARALWREGYNDHLAGHITALQPDGTLLCNPWLVRWDELRPEQVIRIDLAGNLVEGDWPVPLGIPLHLALHAARADVTWAVHNHPLFGTVWADLGEIPPIYDQSSALGGGGDLVLVNEYSGPVNDAATARSAVDAMNGGHLALLAGHGVFVLGGSARAVFQRAVALEQRCQRAWHVRAAGGTPTPVLPAGFLNHLKASDGNGFLGFWESAVRAELRADPTLLDPR from the coding sequence CGCCCGCGCCCTGTGGCGGGAGGGCTACAACGATCATCTCGCCGGGCACATCACCGCGCTGCAGCCTGACGGCACCCTGCTGTGCAACCCGTGGCTGGTCCGCTGGGACGAGCTGCGCCCCGAACAGGTCATCCGCATCGACCTCGCCGGGAACCTGGTCGAGGGCGACTGGCCCGTGCCGCTCGGCATCCCGCTGCACCTCGCGCTGCATGCCGCCCGTGCCGACGTCACCTGGGCCGTGCACAACCATCCGCTGTTCGGCACGGTCTGGGCCGACCTCGGCGAGATCCCGCCGATCTACGACCAGAGCTCGGCCCTCGGCGGCGGTGGCGACCTCGTTCTGGTCAACGAGTACTCCGGCCCGGTCAACGACGCCGCCACCGCGCGCAGCGCAGTCGACGCCATGAACGGCGGCCATCTCGCGCTGCTCGCCGGCCATGGCGTGTTCGTCCTCGGCGGCTCGGCCCGAGCCGTCTTCCAGCGCGCCGTCGCCCTCGAACAGCGCTGCCAGCGCGCCTGGCACGTCCGGGCGGCGGGCGGGACCCCGACCCCGGTGTTACCGGCCGGCTTCCTGAACCACCTGAAGGCCTCCGACGGCAACGGCTTCCTCGGCTTCTGGGAGTCCGCCGTCCGCGCCGAGCTCCGCGCAGACCCAACCCTCCTCGACCCCCGCTGA
- a CDS encoding SAM-dependent methyltransferase has protein sequence MRASDWDARYAGTELVWGLPPNRFVAAELAQLPAGRALDLACGEGRNAIWLASRGWHATGLDFSAAAIERAARLAGEAGVADRTRFRVADVIAEAEPETGGRSDLPAAGCFDAVIVAYLQIPALARRIALRRAAAWLAPGGTLLVVAHDVENLTDGIGGPGEREVLYTPEDTAADLADVPGLVIERAGRVPRPVRTAAGEVNAVDTLLRAHRAAGPAAD, from the coding sequence ATGCGGGCGTCGGACTGGGATGCGCGGTACGCCGGCACCGAGCTGGTGTGGGGGCTCCCGCCGAACCGGTTCGTCGCGGCGGAGCTCGCCCAGCTGCCGGCCGGCCGCGCGCTCGATCTGGCCTGCGGCGAGGGGCGCAACGCGATCTGGCTGGCCAGCCGGGGCTGGCACGCCACCGGTCTGGACTTCTCGGCCGCCGCGATCGAACGCGCGGCCCGACTCGCGGGCGAGGCAGGGGTCGCCGACCGCACCCGGTTCCGCGTGGCCGACGTGATCGCCGAGGCGGAGCCGGAGACCGGCGGCAGGTCCGACCTCCCGGCGGCCGGCTGCTTCGACGCCGTCATCGTCGCCTACCTGCAGATCCCCGCGCTCGCCCGCCGGATCGCGCTGCGCCGCGCCGCCGCGTGGCTCGCGCCCGGTGGCACCCTGCTCGTCGTCGCCCACGACGTGGAGAACCTGACCGACGGCATCGGCGGTCCCGGGGAGCGCGAGGTCCTCTACACCCCGGAGGACACCGCCGCCGACCTCGCCGACGTTCCCGGGCTCGTCATCGAGCGCGCCGGCCGCGTCCCGCGCCCGGTGCGGACCGCCGCGGGCGAGGTCAATGCCGTCGACACCCTGCTGCGCGCCCACCGCGCGGCGGGCCCAGCAGCGGACTGA
- a CDS encoding sensor histidine kinase, which produces MRAGLLNRWDVAVAAAITVATVAPPAVTGHPRWWLLALGLAASVPVAWRRQALLVVCLVVGPATTVLALCPDLGPLFVPYGALLCAYTFAAHGTRRLQPVAITICAAGVLITLVVPRESFDTARVVVTEYVAVFAIGGGIRARRDREAADAERAQRTAEARAAAVQRERVRIARDMHDIVTHSVGLMIVQAEAGPVVARTDPARAEAVFDTIAATGREAVDQLRVMLGALRGQAGREPVPGIDAVAELVARTGRGALRTSLTEEGERRPLPPDVGVAAYRIIQESLTNVVRHAGARSVEVTLSWTDASLEVRIADDGGGTGASGPPREGHGLLGMRERAQSCGGTLAVDPRGFTVTASLPAPGRPAEHWPRPRSAAAGG; this is translated from the coding sequence GTGCGGGCGGGGCTCCTGAACCGGTGGGATGTGGCGGTCGCCGCGGCGATCACCGTGGCGACGGTCGCTCCGCCGGCCGTCACCGGCCATCCTCGGTGGTGGCTGCTCGCGCTCGGCCTCGCGGCGTCCGTGCCGGTCGCCTGGCGCCGACAGGCGCTGCTGGTGGTGTGCCTGGTCGTGGGACCGGCGACCACCGTGCTCGCCCTGTGTCCGGACCTCGGCCCGCTGTTCGTGCCCTACGGCGCGCTGCTGTGCGCCTACACCTTCGCCGCGCACGGCACACGCCGGCTTCAGCCGGTCGCGATCACGATCTGCGCCGCTGGCGTCCTGATCACGTTGGTCGTGCCACGCGAGAGCTTCGACACCGCCCGCGTCGTGGTCACCGAGTATGTCGCCGTGTTCGCCATCGGCGGCGGGATCCGGGCGCGGCGGGACCGGGAGGCGGCCGACGCGGAGCGGGCCCAGCGCACCGCCGAGGCGCGGGCCGCGGCGGTGCAGCGCGAGCGGGTCCGGATCGCCCGCGACATGCACGACATCGTCACGCACTCGGTCGGGCTGATGATCGTGCAGGCGGAGGCCGGGCCGGTGGTGGCCAGGACGGACCCGGCGCGGGCCGAGGCCGTCTTCGACACGATCGCCGCGACCGGCCGGGAGGCCGTCGACCAGCTGCGGGTGATGCTCGGCGCGCTGCGGGGCCAGGCCGGGCGCGAGCCGGTCCCGGGGATCGACGCCGTCGCCGAGCTGGTGGCCCGGACCGGCCGCGGTGCGCTGCGGACGAGCCTGACGGAGGAGGGCGAGCGCCGCCCACTGCCGCCGGACGTCGGCGTGGCGGCCTACCGGATCATCCAGGAGTCGTTGACGAACGTGGTCCGCCACGCCGGGGCCCGGTCCGTGGAGGTCACTCTGAGCTGGACCGACGCGTCGCTGGAGGTCCGGATCGCCGACGACGGGGGCGGCACCGGCGCCTCGGGGCCACCGCGCGAGGGGCATGGCCTGCTCGGGATGCGGGAGCGAGCCCAGTCCTGCGGCGGAACGCTGGCCGTCGACCCGCGCGGCTTCACCGTCACCGCGTCGCTGCCGGCCCCCGGCCGACCGGCCGAGCACTGGCCCCGGCCGCGTTCGGCCGCCGCGGGCGGGTGA
- a CDS encoding SsgA family sporulation/cell division regulator — protein sequence MTRAEAIISVSFDARLLDEGGKFPAELSYRSTDPFAVVIRFDVGNGAWVEWVFARELLEDGLRRPAGIADVRVAPITHAGETVVELSLSSPGGHARIGLPRWAVRTFLRRAAAAVPSGGESRHIDWDLELAPLTEGGPLTGDGPSIAG from the coding sequence GTGACCCGCGCCGAAGCAATCATCAGTGTCTCGTTCGACGCCCGGCTCCTGGACGAAGGCGGGAAATTCCCCGCCGAGCTGTCCTACCGGTCGACGGACCCGTTCGCGGTCGTCATCCGGTTCGACGTCGGCAACGGCGCCTGGGTCGAATGGGTTTTCGCCCGGGAGTTGCTGGAGGACGGCCTGCGCCGGCCCGCCGGGATCGCCGACGTCCGGGTCGCGCCGATAACCCACGCCGGCGAGACCGTCGTAGAGCTCTCCCTGTCGAGCCCCGGCGGGCACGCGAGGATCGGGCTGCCCCGCTGGGCCGTGCGCACCTTCCTGCGCCGCGCCGCCGCCGCGGTGCCCTCCGGCGGCGAGTCCCGCCACATCGACTGGGACCTGGAGCTGGCGCCGCTCACCGAGGGCGGTCCGCTCACCGGCGACGGCCCCAGTATCGCCGGCTGA
- a CDS encoding SDR family NAD(P)-dependent oxidoreductase, producing the protein MAHDNLLRRFEGRAALVTGAASGIGRAVALRLAAEGASVLACDVDAAGLETLGKERPEGAGPIVGRVTDVRDRSACFAAVDDAVAEFGRLDVLGNVAGILRTGHVTDVSEDEYRLMFAINTDAYFFFAQAAIPHLLATRGNIVNIASNSGLMGGAYTVLYCMTKGAVVQLTRALAMEFLKKKIRINAIAPGGTETALVAATAFPDDVDFELVGRYMVPRRMAKPDDIAKLFAFVASDDGRNIHGAILSSDGGVTAG; encoded by the coding sequence ATGGCACACGACAACCTGCTGCGTCGGTTCGAAGGCCGCGCCGCGCTCGTCACCGGAGCCGCCTCCGGGATCGGGCGGGCCGTCGCGCTGCGGCTGGCGGCCGAGGGCGCCTCGGTCCTGGCCTGCGACGTCGACGCCGCCGGCCTGGAGACCCTCGGCAAGGAGAGGCCCGAGGGCGCCGGTCCGATCGTCGGGCGGGTCACCGACGTGCGGGACCGGTCGGCCTGCTTCGCGGCCGTCGACGACGCGGTCGCCGAGTTCGGCCGGCTCGACGTGCTCGGCAACGTCGCCGGCATCCTGCGCACCGGGCACGTGACCGACGTGTCCGAGGACGAGTACCGGCTCATGTTCGCGATCAACACCGACGCGTACTTCTTCTTCGCCCAGGCGGCGATCCCGCACCTGCTGGCGACCAGGGGCAACATCGTCAACATCGCGTCGAACTCGGGCCTCATGGGCGGCGCCTACACCGTCCTGTACTGCATGACCAAGGGCGCGGTCGTCCAGCTGACCCGCGCGCTGGCGATGGAGTTCCTCAAGAAGAAGATCCGTATCAACGCCATCGCCCCCGGCGGGACGGAGACCGCACTGGTGGCCGCGACCGCCTTCCCCGACGACGTGGACTTCGAGCTCGTCGGCCGGTACATGGTCCCGCGGCGGATGGCCAAGCCGGACGACATCGCGAAGCTGTTCGCCTTCGTGGCCAGCGACGACGGCCGCAACATCCACGGCGCCATCCTGTCCTCGGACGGCGGCGTCACCGCCGGCTGA
- a CDS encoding DUF1918 domain-containing protein encodes MTIPYQVPVTVSPATTLADAARLMDRAGVGALLVLDGERLVGIVTDRDLVLRAVARGMPRDARVDAVMTSGVVTLPVTAERAEVVRAFQTHSVRRLPLVAGAEVVGLISLDDLLAEAVPEDLRGIGALVVNEAHHPRHEAGLPVPAAKAERKARTARTEPGPGQARVGDQIVVHRHTQDEPDRDGEVVEVSGPFGNPPFRVRWSDDGKVTFFYPGSDAEIRHLARVGRHT; translated from the coding sequence ATGACGATTCCCTACCAGGTGCCGGTCACGGTCTCGCCGGCCACGACGCTGGCGGACGCCGCCCGCCTGATGGACCGGGCGGGAGTGGGTGCGCTGCTCGTCCTGGACGGGGAGCGGCTCGTCGGCATCGTGACCGATCGTGATCTGGTACTCCGGGCCGTCGCGCGTGGGATGCCGCGCGACGCCCGGGTCGACGCGGTGATGACCAGCGGCGTCGTCACCCTGCCGGTGACGGCCGAACGCGCGGAGGTGGTGCGGGCCTTCCAGACCCACTCGGTGCGCCGGCTGCCGCTGGTGGCCGGGGCCGAGGTGGTCGGGCTGATCTCGCTCGACGACCTGCTCGCCGAGGCCGTCCCCGAGGATCTGCGCGGCATCGGCGCCCTGGTCGTCAACGAGGCTCACCACCCCCGCCACGAGGCCGGTCTTCCGGTTCCGGCCGCGAAGGCCGAGCGGAAGGCCCGAACGGCCAGGACGGAGCCCGGGCCGGGCCAGGCCCGGGTGGGCGACCAGATCGTCGTCCATCGCCACACCCAGGACGAGCCGGACCGGGACGGCGAGGTCGTCGAGGTCAGTGGGCCGTTCGGCAACCCGCCGTTCCGGGTCCGCTGGTCGGACGACGGGAAGGTCACCTTCTTCTACCCGGGGTCGGACGCCGAGATCCGCCATCTGGCCCGGGTGGGCCGCCACACCTGA
- a CDS encoding response regulator: protein MDATIRVLVVDDQDLFRGGFAMILNAQPDITVVGEAADGAEAVRAAAALAPDVVLMDIRMPTLDGVGATAAICQSCAAKVLVLTMYDVDDYVYAALRAGASGFLLKDVRRDELVRAVRLVAAGESLLAPSVTRRLIADVVGRGAARPALARRLDELTERESETLRLLGRGLSNSEIAATLVVSEHTVKSHVSSVLTKLGLRDRAQAVVFAYESGLIVAGQD from the coding sequence ATGGACGCGACGATCCGCGTCCTGGTGGTCGACGACCAGGATCTCTTCCGCGGCGGCTTCGCCATGATCCTCAACGCCCAGCCCGACATCACCGTCGTCGGCGAGGCCGCCGACGGGGCCGAGGCCGTGCGGGCGGCGGCGGCGCTGGCCCCGGACGTGGTGCTGATGGACATCCGGATGCCGACCCTCGACGGCGTCGGGGCGACGGCCGCGATCTGCCAGAGCTGCGCGGCGAAGGTGCTGGTCCTGACCATGTACGACGTGGACGACTACGTCTACGCGGCGCTGCGGGCTGGGGCGAGCGGGTTCCTGCTCAAGGACGTCCGGCGCGACGAGCTGGTCCGCGCGGTACGCCTCGTCGCGGCCGGCGAGTCGCTGCTGGCGCCGAGCGTGACCCGTCGGCTGATCGCCGACGTCGTCGGCCGCGGCGCCGCCCGCCCGGCGCTGGCGCGCCGGCTGGACGAGCTGACCGAGCGCGAGTCCGAGACGCTGCGGCTGCTCGGCCGGGGCCTGTCCAACAGCGAGATCGCGGCGACGCTGGTGGTCAGCGAGCACACCGTCAAAAGCCACGTCAGCAGCGTCCTGACCAAGCTCGGGCTTCGGGATCGGGCGCAGGCCGTCGTCTTCGCCTACGAGTCGGGGCTGATCGTCGCGGGGCAGGACTGA